From a single Ascaphus truei isolate aAscTru1 chromosome 2, aAscTru1.hap1, whole genome shotgun sequence genomic region:
- the LOC142488599 gene encoding uncharacterized protein LOC142488599: MEQVSSPGSASSTLLEEHHGDEDDEYDEDDATEETEIQSCDHEEVPIETVVPPNRPSTSTYDAIVASEGKIVDAENRRHSDMMTVLERMIGLQEETVSQLAHLHRVFIEVPKQLQKINTSFEALVVQQTQANYWRMTNVPQFNTSQPGSVHAGQFSPHSSDIHSPGPNVTGQVADIAVQVPDDILPLPSVQIQQQTPTKEATKTKQDTHETDQPSLVQCLPTCSHVSLGTSPVREQSLPKSPVGESLPKSPVGESLPKSPVGESLPKSPVGESLPKSPVGESLPKSPVGESLPKSPVGESLPKSPVGESLPKSPVGESLATSPVGEQSLATSPAREVPEATQSGSVVPKVGGKRKRKIQETTSRPVTRSQKEQKK; this comes from the exons atggaacaagtgtcttcacctgggtcagccagctcaacactactagaag aacatcatggtgatgaggatgatgagtatgatgaggatgacgccacagaagagactgaaatacaatcatgtgaccatgaagaggtgccaatagaaactgttgtaccgccaaatcgtccatcaacttccacatacgatgcaattgtagcttcagagggaaaaatagtggacgcagaaaatcgtcgccattcagacatgatgacagtgctggaaaggatgattggactgcaggaagaaacagtatcacaattggcacatctccacagagtcttcattgaagtgcctaaacagttgcaaaaaatcaacacctcattcgaagcattagttgttcagcaaacacaagctaattactggagaatgactaatgtaccacaattcaacacctcccagccaggatctgttcatgcaggtcagttttcaccacattcatctgatattcattcaccaggcccaaatgttaccggtcaagtagcagacattgctgtgcaggttcctgatgacatcctaccgctgccatctgtacaaattcagcagcagacacctacaaaggaggcgacaaaaacaaaacaagacacacatgaaacagaccaaccatcacttgtgcagtgtctaccaacttgctcacatgtgtcactgggcacaagccctgtccgtgaacagtcactacccaaaagccctgtaggtgagtcgctgcccaaaagccctgtaggtgaatcgctgcccaaaagccctgtaggtgagtcgctgcccaaaagccctgtaggtgaatcgctgcccaaaagccctgtaggtgaatcgctgcccaaaagccctgtaggtgaatcgctgcccaaaagccctgtaggtgaatcgctgcccaaaagccctgtaggtgaatcactgcccaaaagccctgtaggtgagtcactggccacaagccccgtaggtgaacagtcactggccacaagccctgcccgtgaagtgccagaggccactcaaagtggctctgttgtgcctaaagttggtggaaaaagaaaaaggaaaattcaagagacaacaagcaggcctgttactcgctcgcaaaaggaacaaaaaaaataa